The nucleotide window CTGGCTCCTGCTCCTCGAGGAGGGTGGGGTGCAGCTCGACACCGCGGTCCTTGAGCAGTTTCTCCGCCAGCTGGCTTGCACGCGAGAGCATGTCGGCAAGGCTGGCAAAGCTGGGTGCCTCGCGCTCGAACAGGCGGTCTACCGTAGCCTGCAGGCGCTTGCATGCATTGAGACTGGTGGCAATCTCCAAGGCCTTGGCGCGCAGGTGATCGGTGTCGCTAAGTGCTACCGAGCGCTGGAAAATCTCAGCGTTGATCTTGCCTTCGTTAAGCGCTGTCTGCATTGCCTTGGGGTTTTGCAAGGCGAGGTTTTCTACGTGGCGTGATTCGTCATAGCGCAACACGCCAAAATTCTGCCCTTGGGTAATGGGCAAACCACCGGCAATGTCGCTGAGCGTGGTCTTGAGCCAGGACAGCCGCGCTGCGCGCTCATCCAGGCCGTCTTCCAGGGTTGGGTACAGCGTCTCCCAAAACGCGTCCAGCACCCGTTCGGTCAGCTCCAGGCCAAAGGTGATACCTTTGAAGTGCTCGCGCTGAGCCAGCCCTTCACTGAGCCAGGCCGCCAGCATCAAATCTTTGCTCTGCTCCGCCAGCCCTTGCGCCGACAGGTCGATCACCTGCTCCCAGTTGGCAGTCTTCAGGTCGGTTTGCCAGTCGCCCTGGGTCAGGTAGTCAGGGTCGGCCCGGCGTGCCTCCTTGATCTGGTCGAACAAGGCAGAGAAGCTCAAGTCTTCGCCACTGCCACCCTCGATGGGGGCGGCCAGCGTGGCCAGCGAAAGGTCATTGAGAATTTCAGGCATATAACACTCTGGACATGGCTAATGAACAGCGCGCCAGAAAAACTGGCGGCGCTGCCGGGTATGGGCCGCCGCAGCGGCCCATGGTTTGTCACCTGCTTAGGCAAACACTTTGTTCGC belongs to Pseudomonas putida NBRC 14164 and includes:
- the tssA gene encoding type VI secretion system protein TssA; amino-acid sequence: MPEILNDLSLATLAAPIEGGSGEDLSFSALFDQIKEARRADPDYLTQGDWQTDLKTANWEQVIDLSAQGLAEQSKDLMLAAWLSEGLAQREHFKGITFGLELTERVLDAFWETLYPTLEDGLDERAARLSWLKTTLSDIAGGLPITQGQNFGVLRYDESRHVENLALQNPKAMQTALNEGKINAEIFQRSVALSDTDHLRAKALEIATSLNACKRLQATVDRLFEREAPSFASLADMLSRASQLAEKLLKDRGVELHPTLLEEQEPEAVTANPQSAGEQMDTRPPATVPAAMRTTPLTRDEAFTMLAGIAQYFKQSEPQSPVPYLIERAIKWGNMPLEGWLSDVIKDNNVVDNIRDVLGTR